A region from the Oceanidesulfovibrio marinus genome encodes:
- a CDS encoding TM1266 family iron-only hydrogenase system putative regulator → MEKRIGIIGIIIKERQKTAHRVNELLSEHGDLIVGRMGLPFRDKGINVINLIIEASTDEVGALTGKLGMLEGVRVKSFVV, encoded by the coding sequence ATGGAGAAACGGATCGGGATCATTGGAATCATCATCAAGGAACGACAAAAAACGGCGCATCGTGTGAACGAGTTGCTCAGCGAGCATGGCGACCTCATCGTGGGTCGCATGGGCCTGCCCTTTCGGGACAAGGGCATCAACGTGATCAATCTGATCATCGAGGCCTCCACAGATGAGGTCGGCGCCCTGACCGGCAAGCTGGGCATGCTCGAAGGCGTTCGCGTCAAATCGTTCGTGGTCTAA